One window of the Haloarcula limicola genome contains the following:
- a CDS encoding ABC transporter permease: protein MAATSTSEISQVVSERLGRFGELGLLVGAIVLLGAIFGVASPVFFSVGNFVNIIRQTAIVIVLGLGMTYVIISAEIDVSIGGVMALSAVSAGLVINAVGPFAGAVVGLAVGFGFGVMNGLVTIRFGIPSFIVTIGTLGIARGAAFIVSQQEPIIVRNPAFETVFGGTVGPVPTLILWALGLAIVAGVALWRTRFGRHVYATGDSEQAARYSGINTDRVKIMTLALAGLAAGIAGLLFIGRLGAARADMASGIELAVIAAVIIGGTSLFGGRGSIAGTILGALLISVIDNGLTLLGFGSSWQQLIRGVVIIAAVALRDRDEEGSFL, encoded by the coding sequence ATGGCAGCTACCTCAACTTCAGAGATCAGTCAAGTCGTCAGCGAGCGACTGGGACGGTTCGGTGAACTCGGACTCTTGGTCGGCGCCATCGTGCTCCTTGGTGCCATCTTTGGCGTAGCTAGTCCTGTTTTCTTCTCTGTCGGGAACTTCGTGAATATCATCAGACAGACGGCTATCGTTATCGTCCTCGGACTAGGGATGACCTATGTCATCATCAGCGCGGAGATAGACGTCTCTATTGGCGGCGTGATGGCGCTGAGCGCTGTTTCGGCCGGGCTGGTGATCAACGCTGTCGGCCCGTTTGCCGGCGCAGTCGTCGGGCTAGCAGTCGGATTCGGCTTCGGGGTTATGAATGGGCTCGTGACCATTCGGTTCGGGATTCCGTCGTTTATCGTGACTATCGGTACGCTAGGCATCGCACGCGGGGCCGCGTTTATCGTTTCCCAGCAGGAACCAATTATTGTCCGAAATCCTGCTTTCGAGACGGTGTTTGGTGGGACAGTCGGCCCAGTTCCAACGCTCATTCTGTGGGCGCTGGGGCTGGCAATCGTCGCGGGTGTCGCACTCTGGCGGACACGGTTTGGCCGCCATGTTTACGCTACCGGTGACTCTGAACAGGCAGCCCGCTACTCGGGTATCAACACTGACCGCGTGAAGATTATGACACTGGCGCTGGCTGGACTAGCCGCTGGTATCGCTGGCCTGCTGTTTATCGGCCGACTCGGTGCAGCCCGTGCGGATATGGCCTCAGGAATCGAACTCGCGGTCATTGCCGCCGTCATCATCGGTGGGACCTCGTTGTTCGGTGGACGCGGAAGCATTGCGGGGACGATACTCGGCGCGTTGCTAATCAGCGTCATTGACAACGGTCTCACGCTGCTAGGCTTTGGATCTAGCTGGCAGCAGCTCATCCGTGGCGTTGTTATCATCGCAGCCGTTGCGCTCCGTGACAGAGATGAGGAGGGAAGCTTCCTATGA
- a CDS encoding ABC transporter substrate-binding protein, with translation MRRSDSQRTVESTTKTTASHRRTFLKGSAAGAAALLSGCIGWGDNGNGSGDGGTGTGGTVTDGSGDEDLAGTTINMLEYAAAQAEATQQVLPQFEEETGITVNLETAPYGDLISKQFTSLEGSSGSYDVIDVDVPYWPAFVSNDWIQPLNNRLAQSDLPQSDFLQRVWDDTVVWGTPDDYLNLEAGNIMGIPYQPNVLTLYYRKDLYNEAGLSPPQTLADYQRVARELTDPDQNRYGMAMMAKEHESLLVEWKSMLYARGGRFFEGETIEDAPFGISESWNPVFDNQTAIDTLKYYKELVEADYTPDGVTSWDWTDVTQNFIQGRLATGQAFSSTARVANDPEQSEVAGKVGYAPYPGSDISGTMLRRPHYGTWSLAIPKNSQKKRAAWRFIEWLSSTDVQIERARYGAQPSRQSAYDHLTQSGNEVFQTSPAFFQALYEGLTEYGIGRPKIKGYFEWSSTMQKWLTRSITQGMDPQKALSNAADDTRQLLEEQGY, from the coding sequence ATGCGTCGCAGTGACAGCCAGCGCACAGTAGAGAGTACAACGAAGACTACCGCCAGCCACCGCCGGACGTTCTTGAAAGGCAGCGCCGCCGGTGCGGCCGCACTCCTCTCGGGGTGTATCGGTTGGGGAGACAATGGGAATGGTAGTGGCGATGGAGGGACGGGGACGGGCGGAACCGTGACCGACGGCAGCGGTGACGAAGACCTCGCGGGGACGACCATCAACATGCTGGAGTACGCCGCCGCGCAGGCGGAGGCGACCCAGCAGGTCCTGCCGCAGTTCGAGGAGGAGACAGGTATCACTGTCAACTTAGAGACGGCGCCCTACGGCGACCTCATCTCTAAACAGTTCACGTCACTCGAAGGCTCCTCCGGGAGCTACGACGTCATCGACGTCGACGTCCCGTACTGGCCCGCATTCGTCAGTAACGACTGGATCCAGCCACTGAACAACCGCCTCGCCCAGAGTGACTTACCACAGTCAGACTTTCTCCAGCGCGTTTGGGACGATACCGTCGTCTGGGGAACCCCTGATGACTACCTGAACCTCGAAGCGGGCAACATCATGGGCATCCCGTATCAGCCCAACGTCCTCACGCTGTACTACCGGAAAGACCTGTACAACGAGGCCGGACTCTCGCCGCCACAGACCCTCGCAGACTACCAGCGGGTCGCACGAGAACTGACTGACCCCGACCAGAACCGCTACGGCATGGCGATGATGGCCAAAGAACACGAATCGCTCCTCGTTGAGTGGAAGAGCATGCTGTATGCCCGCGGCGGTCGGTTTTTCGAGGGCGAGACTATCGAGGACGCACCATTCGGTATCAGTGAGTCGTGGAATCCCGTCTTCGACAACCAGACTGCCATAGATACGCTGAAGTACTACAAAGAACTCGTCGAGGCGGACTACACGCCTGACGGCGTCACAAGCTGGGACTGGACGGACGTCACGCAGAACTTCATCCAGGGACGCCTCGCCACCGGGCAAGCGTTCTCCAGTACGGCCCGCGTCGCAAACGACCCCGAACAGTCAGAAGTTGCAGGTAAGGTCGGCTACGCCCCCTACCCCGGCTCTGACATCTCTGGAACCATGCTTCGACGTCCACACTACGGGACGTGGTCGCTCGCCATCCCAAAGAATTCACAGAAGAAACGCGCCGCGTGGCGGTTCATCGAGTGGCTCTCCAGTACGGACGTGCAGATTGAGCGCGCTCGCTACGGGGCTCAGCCGAGTCGTCAGTCCGCGTACGACCACCTCACCCAGTCGGGCAACGAAGTGTTCCAGACCTCGCCCGCATTCTTCCAAGCATTGTACGAGGGACTCACGGAGTACGGTATCGGCCGACCAAAAATCAAAGGTTACTTCGAGTGGTCCAGCACGATGCAGAAGTGGCTGACCCGTTCGATTACCCAGGGCATGGATCCACAGAAGGCTCTGTCGAACGCCGCCGACGATACCCGCCAGCTCTTGGAAGAACAAGGCTACTGA
- a CDS encoding ABC transporter ATP-binding protein: protein MASVTIDRMRKVYDDDGGDIVAVSDLDIEIRDGEFLVLVGPSGCGKSTTLRCIAGLESVSEGTIAIGDDIVTDKNPRERNIAMVFQNYALYPHMTARENMSFGLKMSGEYTDSEIEDRVESAAELMGIEPLLEKRPGELSGGQQQRVALGRAIVRDPAVFLMDEPLSNLDAKLRTQMRTELQSLQSELGTTTVYVTHDQTEAMTMADRIAILNDGELQQIGSPLECYYAPANRFVAGFIGSPSMNFLDMSVDGETLRHDSFTLPVMPSLTDTIGGMQSVTLGIRPEDVILEKGATEEADAIEATVDVVEPMGDLSYVYLTVGTTEITATVEGERVFTAGETVVMRFPDDRLHLFETETGEAVRTRTVPEDRSVQGGGIAG from the coding sequence ATGGCGTCTGTTACTATCGATCGGATGAGGAAGGTGTACGATGACGACGGTGGAGACATCGTCGCTGTCTCTGACCTCGACATCGAGATACGTGACGGCGAGTTCCTCGTCCTCGTCGGCCCGTCGGGCTGTGGGAAATCCACGACCCTGCGGTGTATCGCCGGCCTCGAATCTGTGAGTGAAGGGACTATCGCTATCGGCGACGACATAGTCACGGACAAGAATCCTCGTGAGCGCAACATCGCGATGGTGTTCCAGAACTACGCACTGTACCCCCACATGACCGCTCGGGAAAACATGTCGTTCGGACTGAAGATGTCCGGCGAGTACACTGACTCCGAAATCGAAGACCGCGTCGAGTCCGCGGCCGAGTTGATGGGCATCGAACCGCTACTGGAGAAGCGGCCCGGGGAACTCTCCGGCGGCCAGCAACAGCGAGTTGCGCTCGGACGGGCGATCGTCCGCGACCCGGCGGTGTTCCTCATGGACGAGCCGTTGTCAAACCTGGACGCGAAGCTCCGGACGCAGATGCGGACCGAACTCCAGAGTCTCCAGTCGGAACTGGGGACGACGACAGTCTACGTGACCCACGACCAGACAGAGGCGATGACGATGGCGGACCGAATCGCTATCCTCAACGATGGCGAACTGCAGCAGATAGGGTCACCGCTAGAGTGTTACTACGCACCGGCGAACCGATTTGTCGCAGGGTTCATCGGATCGCCGTCGATGAACTTCCTCGACATGTCCGTGGACGGCGAGACACTCCGACACGATTCGTTCACCCTCCCAGTTATGCCATCGCTCACCGACACGATCGGTGGGATGCAGTCAGTCACACTTGGTATCAGGCCCGAAGACGTCATACTGGAAAAGGGGGCAACCGAGGAAGCCGACGCTATCGAGGCGACAGTCGATGTCGTAGAACCGATGGGCGACCTTTCGTACGTCTACCTGACCGTCGGCACGACGGAAATCACCGCGACAGTTGAGGGCGAGCGGGTGTTCACCGCTGGAGAAACTGTCGTAATGCGGTTCCCTGACGACCGACTCCATCTCTTCGAGACGGAGACAGGTGAGGCGGTGCGGACGCGGACCGTCCCCGAGGACAGATCGGTCCAGGGTGGCGGAATCGCAGGCTGA
- a CDS encoding carbohydrate ABC transporter permease: MSTTSPLDTDALLDRIGTLFVALAALVALFPIYWILTRSVMTTRTSFRLPPIWIPKTVTLDAYESILIQGAYFDYVVNSLVATLIAVVVGLLLGIPATYVIVRYDFGLNLDHHLGFFFLSIFMLPPIVATIPYFNIFRALGSLDSSLWLGLVYAVFTLPLIVWFTRGFIDDIPDSLGEAAEVDGATHLQTFYHIYLPLIKPGVGAAAIISFILTWNEYFFALVLTRTEAKTLPVATTEFVGQYNIAWNELSAGIVITIAPVAVFLLVTQRYIISGLTKGAVKE; encoded by the coding sequence ATGAGTACGACATCCCCACTCGATACGGACGCACTGCTCGATAGAATCGGAACGCTATTCGTCGCACTCGCGGCGCTCGTGGCGCTGTTCCCCATCTACTGGATACTCACCCGCTCAGTGATGACGACACGTACCTCGTTCCGACTGCCACCCATCTGGATTCCGAAGACGGTCACGCTCGACGCGTATGAGTCCATTCTGATTCAGGGTGCGTACTTCGACTACGTTGTCAACAGTCTCGTCGCGACGCTCATCGCCGTCGTCGTCGGCTTGCTACTGGGAATCCCTGCGACATACGTCATCGTTCGGTACGATTTCGGACTGAATCTCGACCACCATCTGGGATTTTTCTTCCTCTCTATCTTCATGCTCCCGCCTATCGTCGCGACTATTCCGTATTTCAACATCTTCCGCGCCCTCGGATCACTGGACAGCAGTCTCTGGCTCGGTCTCGTGTACGCTGTGTTTACGCTTCCACTCATCGTCTGGTTCACCCGTGGGTTCATCGATGATATCCCCGACAGCCTCGGTGAAGCCGCCGAAGTCGACGGCGCGACTCATCTTCAGACGTTCTATCACATCTATCTCCCGCTCATTAAGCCGGGTGTCGGTGCCGCCGCCATCATCAGCTTCATCCTTACTTGGAACGAGTATTTCTTCGCTCTCGTACTGACCCGGACGGAGGCGAAAACACTCCCCGTCGCCACTACCGAATTTGTCGGCCAGTACAACATCGCGTGGAACGAACTCTCGGCCGGTATTGTCATCACGATCGCACCCGTTGCGGTGTTCCTGCTGGTGACGCAGCGGTACATTATCTCTGGATTGACCAAAGGAGCAGTCAAGGAATGA
- a CDS encoding substrate-binding domain-containing protein, protein MSAEQVALSGDDIERLRRGDYTVAIVFHYLKTDYVRLQREGLEERFEELGITVEGVYGADFDATKQTEVLNTLAERDIDALVSIPIDEIATADAYRNVAESGTDIVFIDNVPQGFEHPTDYAGTVSSDNRGLGIFAGRFLRDTVVRGEVGIIKLDAPFYVTSAREGGAREILEAAEDIELVAEAGFTDPDDVYELTEEMLVSNPDIEGLFVSWGDPPGMQAAAAVSDLGMDHVSITTTDLSVETTKSIASDGPIIATGGQFPYQQGQIEANMIGNSLLANSTPPFIASGVLPIHRGNLLDLYPKYFQTDPPEEITAYFNQ, encoded by the coding sequence ATGTCAGCCGAACAGGTAGCTCTTTCAGGGGATGACATTGAGAGGCTTCGCCGCGGCGACTACACGGTCGCTATTGTCTTTCATTATCTCAAAACAGATTACGTACGACTGCAGCGGGAGGGACTCGAAGAGCGATTCGAGGAACTCGGGATTACTGTTGAAGGTGTCTACGGGGCGGACTTCGATGCGACCAAACAGACCGAGGTTCTCAACACGCTCGCGGAGCGCGACATTGACGCGCTCGTCTCGATCCCAATAGACGAGATTGCGACGGCTGACGCCTACCGAAACGTCGCGGAATCAGGAACGGATATCGTCTTTATAGACAACGTTCCACAGGGGTTCGAACACCCCACAGACTACGCCGGGACCGTCTCGTCGGACAACCGGGGATTAGGCATCTTTGCTGGTCGTTTTCTCCGTGACACTGTCGTCAGGGGGGAGGTCGGCATAATCAAACTGGATGCCCCGTTCTATGTGACTTCGGCGCGAGAAGGTGGGGCACGCGAGATCCTTGAAGCGGCGGAAGACATCGAACTCGTCGCCGAAGCTGGATTCACCGATCCCGACGATGTCTACGAACTTACCGAAGAGATGCTGGTTTCAAATCCCGACATTGAGGGCCTGTTCGTGAGTTGGGGTGATCCACCGGGAATGCAGGCGGCTGCCGCCGTCTCTGACCTCGGGATGGACCACGTCTCTATTACGACGACAGACCTGAGTGTGGAAACGACGAAGAGTATCGCTAGCGACGGGCCAATAATTGCCACTGGCGGTCAGTTCCCATACCAACAAGGGCAGATCGAGGCCAATATGATCGGAAATTCGCTACTGGCGAACAGCACCCCTCCGTTCATCGCCTCAGGTGTCCTCCCGATTCACCGCGGGAACCTCCTCGACCTGTATCCAAAGTACTTCCAGACTGACCCCCCAGAAGAGATTACGGCCTACTTCAACCAGTAA
- a CDS encoding sugar phosphate isomerase/epimerase family protein, producing MVRLGINTWLYASFPVWTPSYTLEDTIDHVDDAGFDSIEFGAASPHAWPQYMNDDRQASIQERLDASDLTVSSICPALGGGPGPNPASPLEEERAAAREHYMGCLDVAEAFDSDTVIWVGGWRLQGQRFEDAWANQRNILEDVLDAAEKSGKTIAIEANAADVNLIETTQQQLRLLEEVDSPSAAAMMDTAHATHRGESPAAYIEELGEDLAHLHLADTDRLPPGEGDLSFRAMFDKLDDIGYDGHYTAEIFGGHLDPDEAAYTTRENLSAMLE from the coding sequence ATGGTTCGACTAGGCATCAACACTTGGCTGTACGCTAGTTTCCCAGTATGGACACCGAGTTACACGCTGGAAGACACGATCGACCACGTTGACGACGCGGGGTTCGACTCTATCGAGTTCGGCGCCGCATCGCCACACGCGTGGCCACAGTACATGAATGACGACCGTCAGGCATCGATTCAGGAACGATTGGACGCGAGCGATCTGACGGTTTCGAGCATTTGTCCAGCACTGGGCGGTGGGCCCGGTCCCAACCCGGCAAGCCCGCTCGAAGAAGAACGGGCGGCAGCTCGCGAGCATTACATGGGCTGTCTCGACGTCGCCGAAGCCTTCGATAGCGATACGGTCATCTGGGTCGGCGGGTGGCGATTACAGGGGCAACGCTTCGAAGATGCGTGGGCCAATCAGCGTAATATTCTCGAGGACGTTCTCGACGCCGCTGAGAAAAGCGGTAAGACGATCGCTATCGAGGCCAACGCTGCCGACGTCAACCTCATCGAGACGACCCAACAGCAGCTGCGACTGCTGGAAGAGGTCGACTCCCCCAGCGCGGCGGCGATGATGGACACCGCACACGCCACTCACCGGGGGGAGTCCCCAGCCGCGTACATCGAGGAACTGGGCGAGGACCTCGCCCACCTGCACCTTGCTGACACCGACCGACTCCCGCCGGGTGAGGGCGACCTTTCCTTCCGCGCGATGTTCGACAAGTTGGACGACATCGGCTACGATGGTCACTATACCGCAGAGATATTCGGTGGCCATCTCGACCCCGACGAAGCGGCATACACCACTCGCGAGAACCTCTCCGCAATGCTGGAATAA
- a CDS encoding substrate-binding domain-containing protein: protein MTSRYNRRKFLQRIGATGVGIGIAGCSGDGSDGGDGTTDSGGGSTSGSTASDGPLFDLDAIDPKGLVGQGPNGTEASPPKSVALSDSEVSEVKNQEFNVEIVFHYKGDTWVRLQREAIKKRAGELGMNITGIHYPDFSPEKQSNVLQTVAEKDNVDGVFSIPTDTAATTDAYQAVLDAGKELVFMDNVPEGFQHPSDYAGLVAADNRGMGTIGGRMMTELVDSGKIIFLTYDVPFYVVDERETGAKQVLEESGNYQLEQYGFTDTGKVLQVAQDALTANPDAAGLWAPWVDAPGAQAIQAIRQQSADIPVTSCDLGTRSAVLMAERSPLKGVGSQQPYAQGLTEVDMMAKAFLGKETPPYIGLPSPPVARQNLLEMYPKILKEEPPEKVTKHFE, encoded by the coding sequence ATGACAAGTAGATACAATCGTCGCAAATTCTTGCAACGTATTGGTGCCACCGGTGTTGGTATCGGGATTGCTGGCTGTTCTGGAGATGGTAGTGATGGTGGTGACGGAACAACTGATAGTGGTGGCGGCAGCACGAGTGGTAGCACCGCCAGTGACGGGCCACTATTCGATCTCGACGCGATAGATCCCAAAGGGCTAGTCGGCCAAGGTCCAAACGGAACGGAGGCAAGTCCGCCGAAATCGGTCGCGCTTTCCGACTCCGAGGTTTCGGAAGTTAAAAACCAAGAATTCAACGTTGAGATTGTATTCCATTACAAAGGTGATACCTGGGTCAGGCTCCAACGCGAGGCTATCAAGAAGCGCGCCGGTGAACTGGGGATGAACATTACGGGTATCCACTATCCCGACTTTTCACCAGAAAAGCAAAGCAACGTCCTACAGACGGTTGCAGAGAAGGACAACGTTGACGGTGTATTCTCTATTCCAACTGACACAGCGGCGACGACTGACGCCTATCAGGCCGTTCTTGACGCTGGCAAGGAGCTCGTCTTCATGGATAATGTCCCGGAGGGATTTCAACATCCCTCGGATTATGCGGGCCTCGTAGCGGCTGACAACCGTGGAATGGGGACTATCGGCGGCCGAATGATGACCGAACTCGTCGATTCCGGGAAAATCATCTTCCTCACGTATGATGTCCCGTTCTATGTCGTCGATGAACGGGAAACGGGAGCAAAGCAGGTCCTTGAAGAGAGCGGCAACTATCAATTGGAGCAGTACGGATTCACCGACACTGGCAAAGTCCTACAAGTTGCACAGGACGCACTGACGGCCAACCCCGACGCCGCGGGTCTCTGGGCGCCATGGGTTGATGCACCCGGCGCACAGGCAATCCAAGCTATCCGCCAGCAGAGCGCAGACATCCCAGTCACATCATGTGACTTGGGGACCCGAAGCGCCGTATTAATGGCCGAACGGTCCCCACTCAAGGGTGTAGGATCACAACAACCGTACGCGCAGGGACTAACCGAAGTCGACATGATGGCGAAGGCGTTCCTTGGGAAGGAAACCCCACCGTACATCGGCCTGCCATCGCCGCCGGTGGCACGACAGAATCTGCTGGAGATGTACCCGAAAATCTTGAAGGAAGAACCACCTGAAAAGGTCACAAAACACTTCGAGTAA
- a CDS encoding carbohydrate ABC transporter permease, which yields MSIDTFPSLRGVTWQSADRRTVFKYGMVLPAFLYAVAWIVYPMVFLLRLSLSEGVGGAFVGIENYVDVILSPSFHDAVVATLLFAVPSVGLEILFGTALAMAYNSVNRFERSIQTVLLLPMVLSTFAVGLMFRWFFSSNLGIINHLFGTVGLPEPVWLSDPQLAMVTVIVADVWQWTPFVFVLVYAGLQTIPVSLIEAAKIDGATRLQRFRYIILPQLYPVLLVTALIRLIMAFKGGDKIFAMTGGGPGGSTKTLTMLIYENAFSFLNTANAAAMSFLFLVFIILVSNVFIAALSRVNEAR from the coding sequence ATGTCGATAGACACATTCCCGTCGCTCCGCGGGGTCACGTGGCAGTCTGCTGACCGTCGGACTGTATTCAAGTATGGGATGGTCCTCCCGGCATTCCTCTACGCTGTCGCGTGGATCGTCTATCCGATGGTGTTTCTCCTCAGGCTGAGTCTCTCAGAGGGCGTTGGCGGTGCGTTCGTCGGGATAGAGAACTATGTCGATGTGATTCTTAGCCCCTCGTTCCACGACGCTGTCGTCGCAACCCTGCTGTTCGCGGTGCCGTCGGTCGGTCTCGAAATCCTCTTTGGGACCGCACTCGCGATGGCGTACAACTCTGTTAACCGGTTCGAGCGGTCGATCCAGACCGTCCTTCTATTGCCGATGGTGCTGAGTACGTTCGCTGTCGGGCTGATGTTCCGGTGGTTCTTCAGTTCGAACCTCGGTATCATCAACCACTTGTTCGGCACTGTCGGTTTGCCGGAACCGGTGTGGCTCAGTGATCCGCAACTAGCGATGGTCACCGTCATTGTTGCTGATGTCTGGCAGTGGACGCCGTTCGTGTTCGTGCTGGTGTACGCCGGCCTCCAAACAATTCCGGTGAGCCTCATCGAGGCGGCCAAGATAGACGGTGCAACCCGACTCCAGCGGTTTCGGTACATTATCCTTCCACAGCTGTATCCCGTGTTGCTAGTGACTGCGCTCATCCGTCTCATCATGGCGTTCAAGGGAGGTGACAAGATATTCGCGATGACCGGTGGCGGCCCCGGCGGGTCGACGAAGACGCTCACGATGCTCATCTACGAGAACGCTTTTTCATTCCTCAACACTGCGAACGCGGCCGCGATGTCGTTCCTGTTCCTGGTGTTCATCATCCTCGTGAGCAACGTATTCATCGCCGCACTCTCACGAGTTAACGAGGCGAGATAA